The Sulfitobacter sp. SK011 genome contains the following window.
GCTGCGTTGCGACGTCAAGCAGTCCGGAGCGGGTATCCAATTCGTTGAATATCGTAGATTTGGCGCGTTACTTTGGGCAAGATGTCTTTACCGCGTCGCAGGTCGCCCATGGCAAACCCGCACCAGATTTATTTCTGTATACGGCAGAGAAGATGGGCGTCGATCCAGCACATTGTCTGGTGATCGAAGACAGCCTTCCGGGGGTTGAGGCGGCGCTTGCGGCAAATATGCATATTTGCCGCTACACGGGCGGCGCGCATCTGGCGGGGCGGGTCCTGAAACACGCGGACTATGTGCGCAGCTTTGAACAGTGGCCCGATCTGCGGGCATTGGTCCCGTCGATTTTCACAGCCGAAACGCCTGTTTGAAATGCCGCGAGTTTTATAGCGAGGCGGCAGCGCGGCTGGCCTGATCATATTGACCCGACATGGTGCGCAAGCTGGCCGCGATCTCGCGTAGATCTTCACCGCTGATGTCTGTGCGTGGCAAGCCGTCGATGAAGCAAATCTGGCGAATATTCCGGTAGGCTTCGCACAAATCAGTGCCCGCCTGAGAGGTTCGATAAAACACTTCCTTTCCGCGTTTGTCAGCCTCCAGAAGTCCGGATTTCAGTAGCTTTCGAAGCGCGTAATTGACGGTGTGCGTGTCTTCGATATTCAGAATGAAACAAATATCCGTCAGACGCTTTTCTCGGCCACGATGATTTGTGTTGTGCAGCACCAATATCTCAAGCGGGGTAAGGTCAGGGTTCCCCGCTGCCGCCATGCACCGTGACATCCAGCGGGCAAAGGCGTTGTAAGCGATAATCATCCCGTATTCGAGCTCGGACGCCTCCCATCCCTCCCCTTCGGCAAGGTGTCTTGACGAAACGATACGTCGGTCAGGCAAAGGTTTTCGTGGGTCTGACATGGAGCCTCCGATCGAGAATTCAGATACAGAACGCTATCATTTTATCGGTGATTTACAAGCGATTGAAGGGGTATGGCCCGCGGGTGGTGGCAATATTGTTGGGCGTAAGGCGGCGATGTCCCAGCGAGGGGATAACATTACCTTGAGTCACTCTATCGTACCAGGGATCCGGCGCTGACTGCATTTAGTGGGTAAAGGTAAAATGCCCACCAGATATTGAATTCGGGTCATGTTCAGAGAAAAGGCCATCGTGAAATTGCAACACACTGGAATCTGACACAAATTTGACCTTCCCCGATTCGTGCGGCTTTGTTAACGTATTCATAATAAAAAGAAGAGGCAGGCAGAACGAGCAATGAAAACGGGCTTTAAGGGCACGTTTGTCATCAGCTGGTCGCAAACAGAAATAGACGGCCTTGATGCTGCGCCGGTGCAAAACCTCAATGTGGGTGCTGCGTGGGCATGGCGGGGCGATGCCATCCGGGTGGATGGACCTAATGACGTGTTGCGGCTGGATCAGGCAGACGAAGCAGAGAATCTACGCAGACGCGCCGCGCGCATGGTCCACCGTCTGGTGGGGGCTGCCGTTGACCAGAGCATGCCGACTTTGCATCCCGAGCGGATCGACCCTAAAGACCAGCCGCCAATGATGGACAACAGCTTTGTCGTAACAGACGGTGGCAAAAGCTATACCGTAACGCTGATCGACGTTGGGGGCGGATCACAGCCCCTGCTGATGTTCCTTGACGAAATTCCCCCACGCAACGCGGATCTTTGGGTCGTGCACCATACACTTGGGTCGAGCCCCGGTGAATCGATGTCCGCGGGCAGCGGTGGTGTGATTTGTTTTACCCCCGGCACGCGTATTCGCACGCCAGACGGGCTGATCCTAATCGAGGACCTGCGCGAAGGCGATCGCATTCAAACCAAAGACAATGGTGCCCAAACAATCCAGTGGATCGGAAGCCGCAACATGTCGGGCGCACGCCTTTTTGCGATGCCGAAATTGCGCCCAGTCCGGTTTGATGCAGGCATTCTGGGCATCGACTGCCCGGACGATGATCTGGTTGTTTCACCCGAACACCGTGTGGTCGTGAAAGGTGCAGTGGCTCAGGAATTGTTCAATACGTCCGAAGTCCTTGTCGCCGCCAAAGACCTGATCAACGGCGGCAGCATCCGCGTCGATAT
Protein-coding sequences here:
- a CDS encoding HAD family phosphatase, producing the protein MDTRIDLVIFDCDGVLIDSEGLSAEVLLGALAKLGVVIDFDYICTNFMGRSFPTVARDIQMTFDVDLPGDFEQQYRHELLAKFAQRLTPTKGVTDVLDGLTTRCCVATSSSPERVSNSLNIVDLARYFGQDVFTASQVAHGKPAPDLFLYTAEKMGVDPAHCLVIEDSLPGVEAALAANMHICRYTGGAHLAGRVLKHADYVRSFEQWPDLRALVPSIFTAETPV
- a CDS encoding winged helix DNA-binding protein, with product MSDPRKPLPDRRIVSSRHLAEGEGWEASELEYGMIIAYNAFARWMSRCMAAAGNPDLTPLEILVLHNTNHRGREKRLTDICFILNIEDTHTVNYALRKLLKSGLLEADKRGKEVFYRTSQAGTDLCEAYRNIRQICFIDGLPRTDISGEDLREIAASLRTMSGQYDQASRAAASL
- a CDS encoding Hint domain-containing protein; the protein is MKTGFKGTFVISWSQTEIDGLDAAPVQNLNVGAAWAWRGDAIRVDGPNDVLRLDQADEAENLRRRAARMVHRLVGAAVDQSMPTLHPERIDPKDQPPMMDNSFVVTDGGKSYTVTLIDVGGGSQPLLMFLDEIPPRNADLWVVHHTLGSSPGESMSAGSGGVICFTPGTRIRTPDGLILIEDLREGDRIQTKDNGAQTIQWIGSRNMSGARLFAMPKLRPVRFDAGILGIDCPDDDLVVSPEHRVVVKGAVAQELFNTSEVLVAAKDLINGGSIRVDMKVREVTYIHMLLDQHEVVWANGVETESFHPASTALSTLDDADRARLLAAHPELEFDPHTYGRFARRHLSSSEAAILTHAA